Proteins from a genomic interval of Mustela lutreola isolate mMusLut2 chromosome 4, mMusLut2.pri, whole genome shotgun sequence:
- the SRI gene encoding sorcin, translated as MAYPGHPGAGGGYYPGGYGGAPGGPTFPGQTQDPLYGYFAAVAGQDGQIDADELQRCLTQSGIAGGYKPFNLETCRLMVSMLDRDMSGTMGFNEFKELWAVLNGWRQHFISFDSDRSGTVDPQELQKALTTMGFRLSPQAVNSIAKRYSTNGKITFDDYIACCVKLRALTDSFRRRDTAQQGVVNFPYDDFIQCVMSV; from the exons ATGGCGTACCCGGGGCACCCTGGCGCCGGCGGCGGGTACTACCCAGGCGGG TATGGAGGAGCTCCCGGAGGACCTACGTTTCCCGGACAGACTCAGGATCCGCTCTATGGCTACTTTGCCGCTGTAGCTGGACAG gaTGGGCAAATAGATGCTGATGAATTGCAGAGATGCCTGACCCAGTCAGGCATTGCTGGAGGATACAAAC CTTTTAACCTGGAGACTTGTCGGCTTATGGTGTCAATGCTGGAT AGAGATATGTCCGGCACAATGGGTTTCAATGAGTTTAAAGAACTCTGGGCTGTGCTGAACGGCTGGAGACAACACTTCATCAGTTTTGACAGCGACCGGAGCGGCACGGTGGACCCGCAGGAGCTGCAGAAGGCTCTCACCACGATGG GCTTCCGGTTGAGTCCACAGGCTGTGAATTCCATTGCTAAACGCTACAGCACCAATGGCAAGATCACCTTCGATGACTACATCGCCTGCTGCGTCAAACTGCGAGCCTTGACAG ACAGCTTTCGAAGACGGGATACTGCTCAGCAAGGTGTTGTGAATTTCCCATATGATGAT TTCATTCAGTGTGTCATGAGTGTTTAA